From the genome of Podospora bellae-mahoneyi strain CBS 112042 chromosome 2, whole genome shotgun sequence:
CAAAGCGCGAGCACAGTCTGATAAGCATCCTGTCGACCCAGCGGAGGACATCCGGTCCATCATCGGTTTCCGCCTTGAAAACCGCAATACGGGACATCAACACAGCGGCGGCCTCCTGATCAAACGACCGGGCAATCGCCGGATCACCGGCTGGACCGCTAAGGTCGcgggcgatggtggtgacacGGAGGTGGAACTGACCAGACGAGTGCTGGTAGTATGTGAGGAACTGAATCATACCCCTTTGAGCCGCCTGTTGGGGTTGCGAGGGGCCGCCCTGAGCAATCTCAAAGTAGATACCGTAACTGGCATTGGGGTCAATGCCGCACATTTTCCACGAGCAAGTATTGCCAATCCCGCACTCAGTCTCACCCACCGAGGTCGACTTCTTGTTCAGAGACACAGCGTGGCCAATGAGACCAGtgaccttgagctccttTGTAGTCAAAACTTCGAGAACCGCGTTGAAGCCCATCAGGAGGTTATCGTCGGCGTCCTTCTCGAAGATTCGGATGAAGGATTGCTTGAACATGGACGATGTGAAACTATCGGTCAAGATCATGTGCCCGCCGGTCGAGTTGCAAAGCCCCTTCATCTCCAGCAAACCAACCTGATCAAGACAACCAGCAAAAATATCGATAGTGTGGCCGTTGTGAGCTGTCCTCTTAGCAAGGTTGTCGTAGAACTTCAACGCCTTCTTGTAGTATTTGATGTTGTCACGGTCAATGTCGTGATGCGACCGAATAGGCTCTCTCAGCTCAGGGCCAACCACCATTCCGGGGCCCTCCGTGGCCGGACCACCAGCGAACAGCATGATACGGCCGCCAGCATTCTGGAAAGAGGTCTCGAGCAGACCGACAGCCACAGAGAGAGCGACACCAGTGCAGCGCAAGTTTCTGCGATCGCTGGCAACAGGCCATGGGTCCTTCTGCAACTGCTCGAGCGCCTTTGTCAACTGGAATTCGGCCTGGGCgacagggaggaggaagcgggcGGCGGGACCGGTTGGGAAAGCTCTGGTctgctggtgaggaggcACGCCAGGGCGAAGGGCAGGGGCGGTGAGGCCGAGCATCTCCTGCACCTGCTTAGCAGCATACTCCTTGCTGCCGCGGAAAACGTAAGACTTTGCGCACTCGGTGTATCCAATCTCGTGAACCTGGGCCATCGTTCCATATGTGATCAAACCAACAAGAGCATTCTCAGGGAGAAGGCTCAGACTCATGATCAGGGACTCCTTGAGAGCAGCCAAgctgtcctcctcctggcACGTATCGACGACATAGAGGAAAATCGGAGCGCTCGGGGCTGGTCGTGAAAGTCTATACTCGATAGTTGTGTTGGCGGGATGAAGCTCAGGTGGGATGGCATTGGCCGTGATATCCTTGTAAtgcggcgggagggggtttcTGGAAAGGCAAAAGGGGCAGATCCAAAGGCGGGCGCGGGTGTCGACCTGGCTGTCCTAGATGTGAGCAAAGTGGCCAGATAGTCAAGGGTAGAACGTCATATTAACCTACCAGAAAGGATTGAGAATTGAACGGCAGGGTTGCTTGCAGGTGACAGGCTCAAACTGCAGCAAAGGTGTGTCGGGCTTCTCCTTCAGAGGGGTATACAGAGCACCGATGGGGACGACCAATCTCGAAGCCTCCTATGTTGAACATTAGCCACCGAATACTCGGCAGATTGATTGCCTTGAGCAGGTGCACTAACCATGCGAGTGCTTGGGAACACATTCCAACTCAGCCGAACTCCATCGCgatcctccacctcaccccACGACTCCTTCAGTTGTTCATAATCCATGATGGCACTAATGTTCGGGGATAGTCGAATGAATTGCGGAGTTGCGGAGATGGAAAGAGTCGAGGTACTTGTGTGACTGGGAATATGGGGGCCGAAGTCGAGGACGTGGTCTTGCCTTGGACTATAGGAAAGGTGGCATCAGCATGTGCGAGTCCAGGGCCTTGGTGAACTGGACAGCGAGGCAGACAGGTGATTCAGAGTTGGGGAGGTAGTTGGGTTGGatgacggagaggaggaggcttaATACCTTCTTGGTGGGGTTATGGTTAGCTCAGAGATGCCGACGCCGAGCAATCACAACTCGAGGTGGTGAAGCGCAAGATGGCAGCCGGGATCGTAGCAGTGCGGCGGATAAGGGAGTCGTGGTGCTTTGGCCAGCTGCTGGAGCTCTGGCGAGGTTGTCCCCTCACTGGAAAAGGACAAGTTCCAGGTCCATGCCGGCTGTTGTGGCGCATGCATGTGGCTGGAGCTGCATTCCTTGCTGCAGACACCCCTGGCAGGTTGTCGTGCCAAGCCATTTTTGGCGATTGCTTGGCATCGGTCAACTCAACTTCAACTTTCATTGAACATCATCATTCTCGAGTAATATCTGTTTACATATCAAAATATAATAAGGCTTGTTTTCCGCCCTCTGTCGATCTTTCCTCGCCAGATCATGCAAATGCCATTAGCGATGAACTACTTCCACGCCATCGAACCTTGCAGTTGGAGACCATAGACTTTGTTCAGTTCCAGGCCTCGACTCCTGCTAGTCTAGCAACCGTCCAGCGGACACCGGTTCTTCAGCGTTGAACGGTATAACTCGAGTCATGGCAGTGCTATTTGACAGACAGAGAGACTCCTGCTCTCTAGTATCCTCCAGTCTGCTTGTCATCCTCACCTGCTGTCTTCCTCTTTTATCTTTCTGAAGAACATCTGTCCCTCAAGCCATGGCGGCGAAATCTTTTCTGTTCCTTTGGTGTCTTCTAACTGCCAAGATCTCACTAAGCCATCGGATTGGTCCTCGACAAGCAGATGGCGATGTTGACGACCAAGTGTTTTTGAGGAGAGCATTCCATTCCTGTAAGTCAAGTTTCTTGGGTAGTCGTTGTTGGGCTCCCGCTGATACGATGCCATACAAACAGCGGCCGTGTTGAACGAATGGGTGTACATCGACGGAGGCGAGTTCTCCTACAAGAGCGGAAGCAACATTGTCTACCAGTACTGTAAGCCACCTGTGCAATTTGTAGAACTCTGTCTATGAGCTGACGGCTTGCAGCAAATACATTGCTATCCATTGATCTTTCGAAGGATTGGCCCAATGATATGATCGACATACAATCGTCTTCCAAGCCGGAAGGTGTCCCGAACTTGCGAAACGGTGGCATCTGGGTCGACGAGAAGAATGGAGTTCTATACACGGGGTTTGCCGGGACAGAGCCCTTCTTCGGTGATGGAGCGCTCTGCTCACAGGGCCTGTGGTCATTCGTTCCAAATGGATCAGGCGGGGGTGACTGGAGAAATTTGAACGATACTGCTGACCCCGGTTTTGTGAACCTCCCACGGCCCTACAAAGGGCAAACAAGCAGTGGCGATGGCCGGGGGTTCTTTCTCGGCGGTAGGTCTAATGGAGAGCATCTAGGGCTATAGCTAACATCTCTCCTGGGTAGGCGTCATCAGCAATGAGACAGGCCAGGAGACCACCCTCAGCAGCCTCGACACCTACGATTTTGCCACCAACAAACTCACAAATCAGACGGTGTCTGGCGTGTTTACTCGGGGATTGGAACGGTATGGAGGCATGATCTACGTGCCCAACTTTGGAAATCGCGGAATCTTGATCAATGTAGGCGGCGAGcaaggtggacgaggacgagtcGAGACCGACGAGTTGATATCTTTTCGGCGAGTTCAGGTATACGACCCAGAGAGTCAGACATGGTTTGAACAAAAGACGAGCGGCAATACTCCCCAACCTCGTAAGCAATTCTGCATTGCCGGCCTGGCATCCAACAATCATACTTATGAGGTACTGGTCTACGCGGGCTGGGAAGGGCAGTATgggtcgtcgtcgctgtccTATGACAGTGCCTTTGTGCTTACGCTTCCTGGATTTCATTGGGTCAAAGCAAACTATCCGTCACATAACCCACGACACGGCCTGACCTGCAACCCTGTTGGCGGAAGTCAAGTCTTGATTAtcggtggtgttgacacAACACAACAAGCTGACAGCTCAGGcgcacaacaacaacgccagCAGCGGAACGGTTCCTCAGATAACATATCCGATTACATTAGTGCTTTCAGCACCCCTGATCCTTTCCACCGAGGATTGGCGATATTTGACATGCATGCCATGGGTTGGAACACCTCGTATACAGCGAATCCTGCCGTTTATGCGCCCGCTCCAGAAGTTCAGGATTACTACAATACCAGGTAAGCCGAATCCAACCAGAGGTACGAGGCTTGACGCTGACACTTCTATTTAGGGGCCTCAAGCCAGAAGCAGGCTTCGCCTCACCGGAACTCGAACACATATTCTCTATCGCCCGTTTCGACAACAACCCAGACGAGAGCCCAGCCAGCTACGCACGCGGAAGTAATACAGCTGCCATTGCGGGAGGGGTAGTCGGAGGCGTTGTCGTACTAGCCGCAGTATTCGGGTTATTTCTGTTCTTCAGACGCAGACACAAGAAACAGTCACTGCCATCCACGGTTGTGGGTCAATCTATCAGTTCTCACACGGCCTACGACAAGCCCGCGACGTTGTCGTCACTGCATTGGCAGGAGCTGGCAGTGATTAATAATGAGCAGCCACATCCTGAGTTGCCAGTGGAGGGTCATGAACAGCCCCATCCAGAACTACCTGTGACTGGACACGAGAGGCCCCGGATTGAGCTACCACCGGAGGTGAAACCtgagaagcagcaggaggcggttccagcaccaccagcagagCCGGAGCCTGTGGAATTGCATGGGGACAGTCTGGTCCTGAGCGAGTTGTCTCCTAGGTCGCAGGATATCATGAAGAACTTCAAGTTCCCGACTGAGCATATACAGAAGCCACTTTCTCGGACAAAGAGTTTGTGATTACTCGCCCGTCACGTCAAGATTTCTTTTTTGGTGAAGGCCTTGGTTTCAGGGGTAAAGGGGTAAAGGCAGATTGAGGGCGTTGAGTTGATGATTTTGCTGATGTCACCATTTTCGCTCGACTGATGACAGTGTGAAGTTTGTATTCGCTCGCACGGAGTTTCTTTATATTAATAGGATAGCACAGTGTCAGTATTTCAATTGCACGGTCGTATTCCTCTTTGTCTTACTGCTGATTCGTCGCATCCCATCTGAACTTCAGTCCAGCATGggagctgctgctcccgtctCCATGCACGTCATTGAAGCGACAGGGAACCCTCTGCGATGCAGCCGCAGCGGGCATGGAGCTTCTTGCTTCATCGCCATTTACTATATTCACCATAAGTTTTTGAGCTACCATTCGCGACTTTGGAATTACTCTACCACTTTCATCTGAACCATAGATCTCATGTCCCATTGTTGGATATATCCGTTTTGAAGCTCCTTCTTACAGTACTATCTGGATATCCTCCGCAGTACACGATGATCACTCATATTTCTCACAACTGCGCGATACCAAAAAATGCCAACAAACCTTGATTTTCCCGCTATTTTCCTCCTACCTAGTCATCTAGGATCCGAAGAGCTTCAAGAACTCGTAGAGCAAATACCTACTCTGACTTACGACATCAACGAGGCAGAGGTCATTCTCGGAAAGATTTCTCGCAAAGAGCGCGCGCTGTTTGAGCTGAGAAAGCGCAAGCTTGTCACTGAAGAAGTCGAAAAAGATGAACGCACACCTccagcctcacctcctcGGAAGCGAATCCGACTGTCAGCGACTCCGGCCCTTGGGAGTTCAGATCTCGACTCTGACACCTGCTCAGAAGGGGAGATCCAACGCCGTCTTGTAGGACCAGTTTCCGTTCCCAAAGTCGAACCGACCGTCAAAGTTGCCAAGTTATCTTGGTTCACCGACTCCCTTTCCGCCGGCGAGGTCCTCCCTCTAGACGACAAATATGCCATCTACCGCGGCCGCAAAGCCATGCAGCCACCCcctgctccagcttcagTCCAAACCACACCTACCAaatccacctccaacctcttgacGCGAGCGCATAAAGACTCCCACCCGCGGacacctccttcctctcaaaAGCGATACTCCTCCCAGGGTTCCTCCCAAAAACCAGGCTCAACCTACGCCTCCCACCCAGtcaccaaaacccccaaacGCCCTGCCTTACTAAGGCAGACAACCTCTGAACACGACCTAGAcacccatctcccccccatccccccttgCCTGCACACAACCTACTCGTGTCAACGCTCCACCCcagccaaccccccaaaccaagaattcatctccctcctcctccaaatccgccTCGCGCGCACCCTGACTGGGGATAAAATCGGCGTCCGCGCCTACAGCTCTGCCATAGCAACAGTAGCAGCCtacccctttcccttccagACCCAAAACGAAGTCGCCCGGCTCCCCGGCTGCGGCCAAAAGATCGCGTTGCTATACCAAGAGTACAAAACCAGCGGGACACTCAAAGAAGTGGAGGAGTACGAGTCCGACCCCAAACTTCAGGTTCTAAAGTTGTTTTATGATATCTGGGGCGTGGCAGAGACGACAGCAAGGGAGTTTTACAacaaggggtggagggacATTGACGATGTGGTCGAGTATGGGTGGGATGGGTTGACAAGGGTGCAGCAGATTGGCGTGAAGTATTATGACGAGTTCTTGCTCAAGATACCGaggagagaggtggaggagatcgGGGGGGTTATACTGAAGGAGGCGAAtaagattgaggaggggtttgggatggttATTGTTGGGGGGTacaggagggggaagaaggagtcGGGGGATGTGGATGTTGTGCTTTCGCATcgggatgaggaggccaCGAGGGGGTTTGTAGAGAGGATTGTTGTTGGCTTGGAAAGGAGGGGGTATATCACTCAtacgctgctgctgagcacGGCAAATACGGAACGGGGACAGGAACCGGTTGCTTGGAAGGGGGACTCGA
Proteins encoded in this window:
- the SEC23 gene encoding GTPase-activating protein S23 (COG:U; EggNog:ENOG503NU95), translating into MDYEQLKESWGEVEDRDGVRLSWNVFPSTRMEASRLVVPIGALYTPLKEKPDTPLLQFEPDSQVDTRARLWICPFCLSRNPLPPHYKDITANAIPPELHPANTTIEYRLSRPAPSAPIFLYVVDTCQEEDSLAALKESLIMSLSLLPENALVGLITYGTMAQVHEIGYTECAKSYVFRGSKEYAAKQVQEMLGLTAPALRPGVPPHQQTRAFPTGPAARFLLPVAQAEFQLTKALEQLQKDPWPVASDRRNLRCTGVALSVAVGLLETSFQNAGGRIMLFAGGPATEGPGMVVGPELREPIRSHHDIDRDNIKYYKKALKFYDNLAKRTAHNGHTIDIFAGCLDQVGLLEMKGLCNSTGGHMILTDSFTSSMFKQSFIRIFEKDADDNLLMGFNAVLEVLTTKELKVTGLIGHAVSLNKKSTSVGETECGIGNTCSWKMCGIDPNASYGIYFEIAQGGPSQPQQAAQRGMIQFLTYYQHSSGQFHLRVTTIARDLSGPAGDPAIARSFDQEAAAVLMSRIAVFKAETDDGPDVLRWVDRMLIRLCSRFADYRKDDPSSFRLEKNFTLYPQFMFHLRRSQFLQVFNNSPDETAFYRHVLNHEDVSNSLIMIQPTLDSYTFDQEGGQPVLLDSTSIQPTHILLLDTFFHILIFHGETIAEWRKAGYQDQEGYENFAALLEAPKEDARDLITDRFPLPRFIVCDHGGSQARFLLSKLNPSTTHTSGAGAYGGVGAQSAQTIFTDDVSLQTFMEHLMKLAVSGTN
- a CDS encoding hypothetical protein (COG:L; EggNog:ENOG503NYUB); translation: MPTNLDFPAIFLLPSHLGSEELQELVEQIPTLTYDINEAEVILGKISRKERALFELRKRKLVTEEVEKDERTPPASPPRKRIRLSATPALGSSDLDSDTCSEGEIQRRLVGPVSVPKVEPTVKVAKLSWFTDSLSAGEVLPLDDKYAIYRGRKAMQPPPAPASVQTTPTKSTSNLLTRAHKDSHPRTPPSSQKRYSSQGSSQKPGSTYASHPVTKTPKRPALLRQTTSEHDLDTHLPPIPPCLHTTYSCQRSTPANPPNQEFISLLLQIRLARTLTGDKIGVRAYSSAIATVAAYPFPFQTQNEVARLPGCGQKIALLYQEYKTSGTLKEVEEYESDPKLQVLKLFYDIWGVAETTAREFYNKGWRDIDDVVEYGWDGLTRVQQIGVKYYDEFLLKIPRREVEEIGGVILKEANKIEEGFGMVIVGGYRRGKKESGDVDVVLSHRDEEATRGFVERIVVGLERRGYITHTLLLSTANTERGQEPVAWKGDSRVAGSGFDTLDKALVVWQDPNYEGEGRNTNPHRRVDIIISPWKTAGCAVLGWTSGTTFQRDLRRYCKKEKGLKFDSSGVRSRKDGAWVDLESDPVTGEPAPDMLTAERRVFKGVGLEWREPEERCTN
- a CDS encoding hypothetical protein (COG:S; EggNog:ENOG503P2IF); translation: MIDIQSSSKPEGVPNLRNGGIWVDEKNGVLYTGFAGTEPFFGDGALCSQGLWSFVPNGSGGGDWRNLNDTADPGFVNLPRPYKGQTSSGDGRGFFLGGVISNETGQETTLSSLDTYDFATNKLTNQTVSGVFTRGLERYGGMIYVPNFGNRGILINVGGEQGGRGRVETDELISFRRVQVYDPESQTWFEQKTSGNTPQPRKQFCIAGLASNNHTYEVLVYAGWEGQYGSSSLSYDSAFVLTLPGFHWVKANYPSHNPRHGLTCNPVGGSQVLIIGGVDTTQQADSSGAQQQRQQRNGSSDNISDYISAFSTPDPFHRGLAIFDMHAMGWNTSYTANPAVYAPAPEVQDYYNTRGLKPEAGFASPELEHIFSIARFDNNPDESPASYARGSNTAAIAGGVVGGVVVLAAVFGLFLFFRRRHKKQSLPSTVVGQSISSHTAYDKPATLSSLHWQELAVINNEQPHPELPVEGHEQPHPELPVTGHERPRIELPPEVKPEKQQEAVPAPPAEPEPVELHGDSLVLSELSPRSQDIMKNFKFPTEHIQKPLSRTKSL